Proteins encoded by one window of Azospirillum thiophilum:
- a CDS encoding cation:proton antiporter: MSPFDLSAILLTLAATFGFINHRWLKLPGTIALFLEGLVLALLLSGADRLAASLGAGNWLRSLVGQISLPGILLDGILSLLLYAAAVNEDLCALLKRKWTVLALATVGVVLFTGVMGAGLWIAYWVAGIGVPLVWCLVLGAAIAPTDPVAVHSILGRLPVPDTLRSVISGESLLNDGVGVVVFATLLRLATGGGQALTAGEVALDLVVEALGGGLLGFACGWLAYQAKRRVDESTVELMISLALVLGTYSLANRLGMSGPIAVVVAGLLIGSTTERHVRNERSRRDLRVVWTMIDAVLNALLFLLVGLEAMVVVSWTAPALFAAALAVPLALAARLFSLTPALLMHLGSARKGRALIVLTWAGLRGGIAVALVLSLPESPYRDPILAVCYAVVAFTILVQGLTLAPIGRRLYGAGGRSGE; the protein is encoded by the coding sequence GTGAGCCCGTTCGACCTGTCCGCCATCCTGCTGACCCTGGCGGCGACCTTCGGCTTCATCAACCACCGCTGGTTGAAGCTGCCCGGCACCATCGCCCTGTTCCTCGAAGGGCTGGTGCTGGCGCTCCTGCTCAGCGGTGCCGACCGCCTCGCCGCCAGCCTGGGCGCCGGCAACTGGCTGCGCAGCCTGGTCGGCCAGATCAGCCTGCCGGGGATCCTGCTGGACGGCATTCTCAGCCTGCTGCTCTATGCCGCCGCGGTGAACGAGGATCTGTGCGCCCTGTTGAAGCGGAAATGGACGGTGCTGGCACTGGCGACGGTCGGCGTCGTGCTCTTCACCGGGGTCATGGGCGCCGGGCTGTGGATTGCCTACTGGGTGGCCGGCATCGGCGTCCCGCTGGTCTGGTGCCTGGTGCTGGGGGCGGCCATCGCGCCGACCGACCCGGTCGCGGTGCACAGCATCCTCGGGCGGCTGCCGGTCCCGGACACCTTGCGGTCGGTCATCTCCGGCGAAAGCCTGCTCAACGACGGCGTCGGGGTCGTGGTGTTCGCGACGCTGCTCCGCCTGGCCACCGGCGGCGGACAGGCCCTGACCGCCGGCGAGGTCGCGCTGGATCTCGTGGTGGAGGCGCTGGGCGGCGGTCTCCTCGGCTTCGCCTGCGGCTGGCTGGCCTATCAGGCCAAGCGGCGGGTCGATGAAAGCACGGTGGAGCTGATGATCTCGCTGGCGCTGGTGCTCGGCACCTATTCGCTGGCGAACCGGCTGGGGATGTCGGGTCCGATCGCCGTGGTGGTGGCCGGCCTGCTGATCGGCAGCACCACCGAACGCCATGTCCGCAACGAGCGGAGCCGGCGCGACCTGCGCGTGGTCTGGACGATGATCGACGCCGTGCTGAACGCGCTGCTGTTCCTGCTGGTCGGGCTGGAGGCGATGGTGGTCGTCTCCTGGACGGCTCCGGCCCTGTTCGCCGCCGCGCTGGCCGTGCCGCTGGCGCTGGCCGCGCGCCTGTTCAGCCTGACGCCCGCCCTGCTGATGCATCTGGGCAGCGCGCGCAAGGGCCGCGCGCTGATCGTCCTGACCTGGGCCGGACTGCGCGGCGGCATCGCGGTGGCGCTGGTGCTGTCGCTGCCGGAAAGCCCCTACCGCGATCCCATCCTGGCGGTCTGCTATGCCGTCGTCGCCTTCACCATCCTGGTGCAGGGGTTGACGCTGGCGCCCATCGGTCGGCGGCTCTATGGCGCCGGCGGCCGGTCCGGGGAGTGA
- a CDS encoding LLM class flavin-dependent oxidoreductase has product MIPFSVLDLSPIVQGATAADSFRNTLDLARHAERWGYKRYWLAEHHNMPGIASAATAVVIAHVAAGTSTIRVGSGGVMLPNHAPLVVAEQFGTLESLYPGRIDLGLGRAPGTDMMTARALRRDMAESADRFPQDVVELQMYFEEPEPNQRIRAVPGAGLKVPLWLLGSSLFSAQLAAMLGLPFAFASHFAPDLLMEALAIYRSRFEPSAVLDKPHAMVAANLFAADSEAEARRIYSSAQQQFASLRRGTPGKLPAPVDDIESWWSGPGEKMMVDRALGTMAAVGTPDQVAARLAEIIRATQADELILAGQIYDHAARLRSFQIGAEVRERIGERLGQRLG; this is encoded by the coding sequence ATGATCCCCTTCTCCGTGCTCGACCTCAGCCCGATCGTCCAGGGGGCGACCGCCGCCGACAGCTTCCGCAACACGCTGGACCTCGCCCGCCATGCCGAGCGCTGGGGCTACAAGCGCTATTGGCTGGCGGAACACCACAACATGCCGGGCATCGCCAGCGCCGCCACCGCGGTGGTGATCGCCCATGTCGCCGCCGGCACCTCGACCATCCGGGTCGGGTCGGGCGGGGTGATGCTGCCCAACCATGCGCCGCTGGTGGTGGCCGAGCAGTTCGGCACGCTCGAATCGCTCTATCCCGGCCGCATCGACCTGGGGCTGGGCCGGGCGCCGGGAACCGACATGATGACGGCGCGCGCACTGCGCCGCGACATGGCCGAGAGCGCCGACCGCTTCCCCCAGGACGTCGTCGAGCTCCAGATGTATTTCGAGGAACCGGAGCCGAACCAGCGCATCCGTGCCGTGCCGGGAGCCGGGCTGAAGGTGCCGCTGTGGCTGCTGGGCTCCAGCCTGTTCAGCGCGCAGCTCGCGGCGATGCTGGGGCTGCCCTTCGCCTTCGCCTCCCATTTCGCCCCGGACCTGCTGATGGAGGCGCTGGCGATCTACCGCAGCCGGTTCGAGCCGTCGGCGGTGCTGGACAAGCCGCACGCCATGGTCGCCGCCAACCTGTTCGCCGCCGATAGCGAGGCCGAGGCCCGCCGCATCTATTCCTCCGCCCAGCAGCAGTTCGCCAGCCTGCGCCGCGGTACGCCGGGCAAGCTGCCCGCCCCGGTCGACGACATCGAGAGCTGGTGGAGCGGGCCGGGCGAGAAGATGATGGTGGACCGCGCGCTCGGCACCATGGCGGCGGTCGGCACGCCGGACCAGGTGGCGGCCAGGCTGGCGGAGATCATCCGGGCGACCCAGGCCGACGAGCTGATCCTGGCCGGGCAGATTTATGACCACGCCGCCCGCCTGCGCTCCTTCCAGATCGGTGCTGAGGTCCGTGAGCGGATCGGAGAGCGGCTGGGCCAGCGGCTCGGATGA